The following coding sequences lie in one Candidatus Edwardsbacteria bacterium RifOxyA12_full_54_48 genomic window:
- a CDS encoding 50S ribosomal protein L29: MKKTKELREMTRAEVEQKLKEETEANFNLKLRRNTQQIPNPLQLRHTRRSVARMKTVLNEDLKSIRKLAAGAGSKE; encoded by the coding sequence ATGAAAAAGACCAAAGAGCTTCGGGAGATGACCCGGGCCGAAGTGGAGCAGAAGCTGAAGGAGGAGACCGAGGCCAACTTCAACCTGAAACTGCGCCGCAACACCCAGCAGATCCCCAATCCCCTGCAACTTAGGCACACCCGCCGTTCGGTGGCCCGGATGAAGACGGTTCTCAATGAGGACCTCAAGAGCATCCGCAAACTGGCCGCCGGCGCCGGATCGAAGGAGTAG
- a CDS encoding 30S ribosomal protein S17, translating into MAERNLRKTRIGKVVGDKMNKTIVVAVERRVKHPLYSRVVKRTTKYYAHSEEQSAKLGDTVRIIETKPISKTKRWRLVEVVEKAK; encoded by the coding sequence ATGGCAGAGAGAAATTTAAGAAAGACCAGGATCGGCAAGGTGGTGGGAGACAAGATGAACAAGACCATCGTCGTGGCTGTGGAGCGAAGGGTCAAGCATCCTCTGTACAGCAGGGTGGTCAAAAGGACCACCAAATATTACGCCCATTCCGAGGAGCAATCGGCCAAGCTGGGCGATACCGTCAGGATCATAGAGACCAAGCCCATTTCCAAGACCAAGCGCTGGCGCCTGGTGGAAGTGGTGGAGAAGGCCAAGTAG